The Colletotrichum destructivum chromosome 7, complete sequence genome contains the following window.
AACCTCCCTTCCGGGTGCAGCAGCCTGCGGACGTTGGCGAGCGTTTCCCTCAGGCTCGGGGTGGCGTGGAGGACGTTGGCCGCGATGACGAGATCATACGACCCGGCTTCGAATCCTTGCTCGAGGGGGTCCCGGGAGATGTCGAGCGCCTTGAAATGCATACTAGAATACGTCCCGAAACGTTCCTTCGCCGTTGCAAAGAAGCCGGCCGAGATGTCCGTGTAAGTGTACGATGAGTATAGCGACGCTCCCGTCGGGCCGCGCAGCCACTGCAAGACCTTGTTGGTCGTCCCGCCCGTGCCTGCGCCGATCTCCAGCACGCGGAGGTTGGGCTTCGAATGGCCGAGTGCCCGGAAGAGCGGTTCTCTGTCGGTGATGTTCAGCGAGTTGTAGACGTCGGTCAGAACGTTGTTCGGCATGAGTACCTCGAGAggctcgacgtcgcctcTGAAGAACGGCACGATGTTGTCGAGCACAATCTTAGCAGCGGTCGCAAACGACGAGAACGGTTCCATCCGGGActcgttgttgttgttgttgttgtttttgttgttgttgttgttgttgtcaAAGACTGAGTTGATGTCGGCAGCGGTGTTTGCTGGGATTTCCTGCTTCTTCATCCACGCATGGAAGCTTGCAAGGTGCGGCTGGGTAGTCTCAACCCCTTCCAGTCTTTGCAAAGCTCCCTTGATGCATGAAAAAGTGAGTTCGAGGGCAAACTGAAGATTCTTCTGTCCCGGATGCGGTTTGATGAGGTCCGACATGTTCAAGAAATCGACGTCCGGCTGCCAGAAAACACGCGCCCCAGCATGAGGGTCTGCGTCCTCTTCGGAGACATCGTTCTCGAGAGGACTCAGCTTTACTCCCTTGACCGCGAGAGCAACTTTGCCACTGTCtccgacgccctcgccgcccccgcAAAGCAATCCGCGCGGCGTCTGGGTTGCTTCAACCTCCATCTGGATCTCCGAGTCGCAGTGGTAAACCTCCAGCTCTTCGATGAAGGTCGGGACGTTCATCTTGTCGAGCTTGTGCCCGACCCCCTTCATGGCCGCGACACTGAAGAGCTGGAGGAAGAAGTCCAGCTTGGTAGGATGGACCGGGTAGTATGTGCCGTCCTGGATCGTGTGCGTCGCCGTGCCCCTGGAACGGTGGCCGGTCGGAGAGCAACTCACGTCCGCCAAACCCTGGAAGTATGGACCGTAGTTGGCGCCGACCTTGCGCAGGGCCTGATACCACTTGGCCGAACCAACACCGCGGGAAAGCCCCGGCGCGCGGTCGACCGGTGTCCGGGCTGGACTCTGCAACGGCCGGACCTGGCCGCTGCAGTGCTTCGACCAGGCCGAGCCGTTGTGCGAGGTGATGGTAAACTCCCACCACGCACCGTCGAGGCTGTCCGTCAGCCTCTCCCGCCGCAGGCTCGTGATGATCTCGGTGGACCGATTCTCGGCAAGGACCATGGCcatgtcgatgacgacgttgcGCATGGCGaacccggagaagacggccccgcccccgccgccagAGCCGAGGCAGAGCTGtctcgccgcctcgccggccaTGCCGACGTATCCCGCGCAGGggaagacgacgtcgcctCTGATGTTGTGGTCGCGTATCCAGGGCACGCGGTCCAGCGCCAGCACGTTCCGGAAGACGGGCTCGGTCTCGCTGCTCTCAGCGACGCGGACGCCGAGGATCTCGTGCTTGGGGAACCTACGGAACCGCCACGCGTCAGAGACGCGGCtcgagaagaggagggagtgGTCGTGCTGCCAGGGGTAGGCCGGCAGGTCCGGGACCACGCGGGCGGTGCCGTCGGGGTTCGTGAGGCGGTCGAAGTCGACCTCGACCCCGTGCTGCcagagctggccgagggctGCCATGTAGGACTCGGTGGAGTTCTTGGACCGCACGAGACATGACGCGTAGGACAGGTTGATGGACTCCTGTGCGAGAATCTGACGCAAGGGCCCGGCCAGCGCCGAGTGCGGCCCGACTTCGAGGAACGCCAACGGCTTGCTGCTCCTCTGTCCCTTGTGCTCGGCAACCAaggcggagatggcggcACTGAAGAGCACCGGCGACTCGAGGTTGGATCTCCAGTACTCTGCATCCGTCGGCGTCTCTTGTGGTAGTCGACTTCCGGTCACCGAGGAAAACATGTACGGGCCAGACGGACCAGGACCTCTGGGGCTGTTGATATGGGGAGACGTCAACGAGAGATAGTGATCTCCGACTTCCTTCATGTGATGGGAGTGATAAGCCTTCTCGACCTTCAGTAGACGGGCTAGGGTATCCGGCTTCGACTCCCGAATGTGCGAAaggacctcctcgacaatGGCTGCGTCACCAGAGATCGTCACGCTCGACGGCGAGTTCTCGCAGgcaacaccaacaccggGCTTCAGGAACGGCAGCGTGTCTTTCTGTCCCATACCAACGGCAGCCATGGCGCCGGGCTTGGTGACCTCGGAAGAGACTATCCCGCGATAGTATGCCGCAACAATGGCCTCGTTGGCAGTGAGCTTCCCGGCGGTATACGCCGCGGCCATCTCGCCGGAAGaatggccgacgacgccaaagGGCTTGATCCCAGCCGTTTCGCGGAGGGTGTCCACCAAGGCGATCTGCACCGCCGTGCACACCGGCTGGGACAGATGGGCTCTGTGCAGACCGCTCGTCTCTGCCGGCTTGAGAAGCTCTTCAACCAGGGTCCAGGCCGGTCCGTCCGGAAGGAGGCTCAGGACCTTGTCCATCCTCCGCAGGGACTGCGCGAAGACGCGGTTGGTCTTGAGCAGCTCCGCCCCCATCTGCGGCCACTGCGCCCCCTGGCCGGTGAAGACGAGCGCGAGGTCCGCGGGCGTGTTGGGCGCTTTCCCGAACGGCGACGTGGTAagttcgacgccgtcctgcATCACCGAGAATGCCCGGTGCGGTAGGTGGCCGCGCCGGGACGCCAACGTGTAGCTGATATCGTCGAGGGAGCCAGGGTGTTCGCCGATGTACTTCTGGTTGTTGACGACCTGGCGTCTCAGAGAGTCGGCCGTGTTGGCTGAATACACCACGAGATGTACCCTTTCTCTCTGCAGGGTTGACAGCTCCAAGACGGACGGGCTCTCGggagggcggccgaggaaacTTGCCGCCGACTCGAGCACGACATGCGCGTTGGCGCCCCCGATCCCGAACGAGTTGACCGAGACCCTCTCCACGCGGTCTTCTggccacggcgtcggcgcgaCCGGCACCCTGAGGTTCGTCTCGGCGAAGGGGATCTTGGGGTTGGGCGTGTCGAACTTGATGTTGGGCGGGATGGTACGGTGCTCGAGGGCCAGGACCGACTTGATGAGCGACGTGATGCCCGACGCGCCCTCCGAGTGGCCGATGTTGGGTTTGCACGAGCCGATGTAGACCCCGGCGCTCCCAAAcaccttggcgatggccgtCGTCTCGATCGGgtccccggcggcggtgcccgTGCCGTGGCACTCGAAGAAGCCCGTGTCGGCGATGTCGCGCCCGCCGATGGCCGCCATCTTGTAAGCCTGACGGATCATGGCCTCGTGGCTCTCGAAGCTGGGGATCGTCAGGCTCGGCGTCCTGCCGTCCGCGTTGCTCGAGGTGCCCCTGATTACGGCGCGGATGGGGTTCCCGTCCCGGACGGCGTCGCTCAGCCGCTTGACGTACACgacgttgacggcctcgccacGGGCGTACCCGTCGGCGCCCGCGTCGAAGGTTCGGCAGGAGCCGCTGGGAGAGAGCACGCCCTGCTCCGACATGCTGACGTACAAGCCCGGCGCCATGATGAGGTTCGAGCCGGCGACGACCGCGGCGTCGCATTGCCCGTGGCTGATGGACATACACGCCTCGTGGAGGCCGATCAGCGCCGAGGAGCAGCCCGTCCGGATGGTCATGCTGGGGCCCTTGAGGTCGTACTCGTACGCCAGCCGGTTCGAGAGCATGAAGTCGCCGTACCCGGTGATCTTGTACTGGCCCACGACCTCGCTGTCCCTGGTCAGGGTCTCGAGCCAGTCCTCGCCGAAGCAGCCCACAAAGGTGCCGATCGTCTTGCCGCGGTactccgtctcgcccgcGCTCTCGAGGCACTCCCGCGTCAGCTCCAGGAGCAGCCTCTGCTGGGGGTCGGCGCGCTCGACCTCGCTCTTGGGCATCCTGAAGAACGTCGTGTCGAGCGCCGCGAGATCGACGGAGTCGTCCAGGAAGTAGCCGTGCTGCGTCTTGATATGGCCgggcttggcggcctcggaaTAGTAGCTGGCCGCGCTGAATCTCGTCTCGGGTATGGGGCCCCGCGCGTCTCTtttgtcgacgaggaactgCCAGAACTGCTCGGGGGTCGAGATTCCGCCGGGGAGCCTCAGGGCCATGCCGCAGACGGCAATGGGCTctgccccggccgccgtggTCGTGGGGTTACCATCTGTCTGGGAGTTCCGAGTAAGTCAGCTGCCGTTCCTCTCTCTATGCTAGTGACTTGTTACACTCACAGCTAAGTCTGGTACGGAGTCCAGATAGGGCGCCATGATGGTGGAGGATGATGGTACTTTCTTCTTGTGCGGTTCTCGTTTTGACAAGTGTGACTACACTGCTACCGTGGAATATCGATTtggagaagaacaagagcAACGCAAAAGCAATAGCTCTAAAATTTGATGATTGAAGCATCCCCCCCTGGGTTTTTCGTCTTTTATTCATGGCCGACCTTTGGTCCATAGGACGTCCTTTCACCTGTCATCAGTCTCGTTTGGGACATCGGGCCTGCTTGGCGTCAGCAATCTCACCTCGCGTTGGTCAATGCAGCGCTGATGTTGCCTAGATACCAAGAACGCCGAGCATACAACGCTGACACCTCCAATGAGAGAGAATAGATGCCGATCAACACGTCCACTATGTCGAGGAGACGCGTTTGGCTGCATTGAACTATTGGACGACAGGTACCATTACTGGCTTAATTGCATGTAAACGTCCAACGTAAGCATCAGCGATAGGGCTGGGCTGCGGAAGGATGCGATAGAGAACACACGTCAGCGGCGATCTGCCCCGACGGTTCTTAATCACCCATCGATCAGCACACGTAGCCCAATGGCCCCCCCAACGCGTCGAGCCAGCTGGTCATCGCTATCAAGCGAGTAATGGTCATTGTCCAGCTAACGCATCAGCATCATGTTAAGCGCCGAGCCAACGCGAAACTGAGTTGTAGTCTTCCCACCGACAACAGTCCATGATAACCGGCAATGAATCATCTTACATACAGAGTCGAATGGAGATTCTAAGCGTACACTACCGTAACAAGGGACAAAAGGCTAAAATCAACAGGATTTGTTGTACAACACTGTCAGCCGACTGCCTAAAGAAGACTGGTCTGGCGCAACGGCCGATTCCGGCCTCCATGTGCCGTTTTCGGAAAGAAGAAGTAGCGCACCGCCACAAAGTCCGGCCCGGAATGTGGGGCCGAAACGGCCGAGGGGGCCGACTGTGGCGGTACAGTCCCGGTGGTCTCGGTCATACGTATTGTGTGTTGGTTCCTAACCTGGACGAAATTTCATGTATACAACCGTCTCTCCGGAAGCGGAAATCCCCGCTGTATCGATTCTGAACAGCTTACGATGCCTAGGCGAGAAGAACATTCCTCAGACACGCGTGGAGCAACTTGAAGCAAACGCTCCCCAATGCCAGGGTCTCAATCACCATGCCGCCCACAGACAAAACAAGCAATTGGGCCGATCAGGAGTAATGCACGACAATAGCCTACGTAAATTCAACCAATAGTTGGTTCTGTCGGGTATCGAAACCTGCAACCCATTGGACGCATTACGCGCCCTGCTAAACTCTCCATGCACGCAACCTGAACTCCCGCCGGCGTGGACAAATCTTGTCTACAAGAGTCCTCTACCTCAACGGCCGGATGCAGGTGACCCCCCTCTAGACCAGTGATGGGCCGTTTAAGGCAATTCAATACTGCATTAGTTTGTGTTCTTGGATGGGAAGCTGTAACTGTAATTaactctcttcttccccatGCCGTCTTTCGCCTAAGCGTACGTCTCGACGCTTACTCAGATCACGATGGAAACGCCGTGTCGTACCAACCATCATCAATACCGATCCTGGTATCATCCACGACGTACTTATCATGCAGCAAGACTCATCCAATCACCGCCCATCATCGTGCTCTAGCTTCCGATACTCTCTTGTCTCCAGCCGTATAGCCGCTTCCCAATCCCTCAATCCCCCTACTACCCTCCACCCACCGGATGGCGGTCTCAAACAGGCTTCTGTCCGCTCCAGAAGTGCATCTTGCCGTACGCGTGGACGTTGGGGTCCCTCATCGCGTTGCGGCACTGCGCGAAGAGAACCTCCATCTCGATCTTGCTCCACCCCAGCATCTCAAAGTGGATcgcgccgacggcggggaAGAAGTCCTCGCACGCCGTGCGGTAGTACATGCCGACCAGCCGCATCGttctggggaggggggaaaaagtCAACATTGGCCCCAATTGTACATCGATCTCTCATCGTATACAGATGTATAGAAGTATATGTCTTGAGAGTGACAGAGAAGTGATATAGGCTGCACTTACTTATCCCTGGGCCACGTCCCGTAGGGCAGCTTGACCGTGTGGTGCTGGATGttgacgaagccggcctGCTCCAGGTACTGCCGCCCGAAcacggcggcgtgggagtTTGTGCCGAACTTGGCGaacgcctcgacgaggtggtCGGTGAAGCGGACGAGGGGCCAGTCGGGCGGCATGGTCCCGTCGTCGCAGTGGACCTGTCCGTCGACGTCCTGCAGCTCGACCCAACCGCCGGGCTTCATGTGTCTGCCGTTTCCATTAGTAAATCGCTTTCCGTgttgaaaaagaaagaaaaaaatggggggggggggggaggttgggTTGCGTGTGTGCTCGGCGTCCTCACTCATATGCGTTCCGCAACAGGTTGACGGGCGATTTGAGCACCGGGACCATGTTGCGGAGGTGTACAAAGTCAAAGTTCCTGCCGTTCAGCCAGGTGTCTtctacgtcgtcgacgaggaacttgacgttcggCGGCACCCATACGGGCTGGATGGGACTCAGGTCGAGCCCATGGATCTCGGCGCTGGGAAACAAGTCGCCCACTGTGATGGACTCGTCAGCCGGCCGGTTCTTCAACTACCGTCTCCTCGGACCGAGCCCCGAAGTCTCGTCACAACATcgaggcgtcggcggggGAAGACCCAGGCACTCACTCTCAATGGCCCAGATGCCAGTCCCGGTACCGAGGTCGATGATCTTCTGCGGGCTGTCGCCAATGGGCGCGAAGTACAGCCGCCCGTCCGTGACCTCGAGCATCATGGCGTGCAGCATGTCCTCGCGGTTCTGCTCCGTCTCGTCGTTGGGGATCGGGTACCGCCCGTGGCGGAACTTGTGGTAGCGCCGGCCGTTCCGGAAGCTGTGCTCGTATACGCTCGAGTTGAGCGACGTCGAATCGGTCCGATCGTCGGCGATCGAGCCCTCGTCGAAGACGCTCGGCGTGaactcgtcgtcatcatcagtgccgccggcctcgagggtgtCTCCCACGGgcgtctcctcggcgagagCGGGGAtgcccgcggccgccgccgcggcgtctGGGCCCGGGTTGGTAGCTTGGTCggtcgatgccgtcgccgcttCTGTGCCGGATGCCGTGGCGGGTATCTGCTCGGTGCCGGAACcgctggccgtcggcggtgcaGACGCTGGGACTGCGATGGGATTGTCAACACGCATGTCCACATTCTCAAGGTTCAAGACTACGGGATCATTGAGTGTCCCACGGCGCCTTTGAGAGTATGCCCAGGGGCTATGTTCCGCTCGCATAACAATAGTTGCTTCGATAAGGACATGTGTGGACAGACAATGGGGGTTCGACTTACCGACAGCGCTGTCGCGGGGCGGGCTGGCAGGACGACTCCCGCCGGGATTGCCGAGGTTACTACCCGTGCTTGTTGTCGCCATTTAGTTCTTTGTTTTGTAGCCGAAAGGCATGCAGCCCGTAGATCTATTCTGATGTGTCGTCAATCGGGTTACACGAGGACCGCGCTGGGCTGTTTCCAAAGCGTAAGAGACCCCGATAAACGAAGGCAGACCGCGAAGACGAAAACAAACGAGGAGAGAGGATGGGATGGCAATTGTCTAATCGCAGAGGTTCTTGCTCCAAGAAAAAAGAGCTCTTCCAACTTGGATGACCCTTGAGTCAGGCTTCACCCCCTGGTGAACACAGGCTGAAGCTTGTTTGGGGCCAGGGCGGGGTTCGTTGCGCCGCGAGGTCCGGGCTTTCCCCAGCAGCGACAAGGAGGTctggcttcctcttcctctgggCTAAAAGCGTACTGCTATGATCCTAGCTCGAGAACCCGAAGAGGCGGAGAGACAATGGGGGGGCGCGGCCGTTGGTAACACAAGTGTTGTGTGTGTAGAGATGAGAGAAAGCAGAtcaggagggagagaagcgAGAGATAAGAGGCGGCGGGATCGATCTGGAAGGAGAAAGCAGCCGGGAGATCTCACACGTGCAGTGCAGTGTTTGACTGACGCCAGCCCATGAGGTTCGATGACCACATCCGAAGCCCAGTCTCGACTTGCCGGTGAGACAGAAGGCAACCTTGAAGGGCTGGCTGGTCGACGGAACAACGCCACCACTCGCCTCGCGGCGGCCAAGAGCGGTAAGGGCTTCGCCAAGAAGTGATTTGACCTCTCTCGAGGTGCAGCCTCGCACGCATACAGGTCGATGGCCAGCTGGAGCGACACAGGCAGACATGGACTGTTCTCAGTCTAGTGCGACGTCAAGACCgcctcggcgctgccgctAACACCATTGGGCCGTCCCATGTGAGCTTTCAATTTGCCCGGTATTGCTGCCCCTCACCCTGCGGGGGTGTGGCAACCCACCCTTCCTCATACAGATGCTGGGAAGGTCGGGGTGGCGCTGACCGGGTCCATTCAGGGGTTGTCCACGCTGCTCTGCCATTCCCAGGTGCCCGGTTATCAGTACGATGGGAAATGGGACGGGGAGACACATCAACTTCCCCTGCTCCCAGCCGTATTAAGGTATCCCGTCCCCTTGCTGACTGGCTGCTGCCATGGGAATCTGAACGGGGGCTGGACGAGTCCCGTATGCGTACTGTTGGTAGGGAGTCTTCCCTTTGGTTACTGGGTGCCCCGGAATAACTTGAACCACAAACACGGATTCTTTGTCGAGACAAAACCCATCATGCCAGGAAGAAATGCATGTTCGAGAGCAAGCAACCCATCTCGTGGTTCAAAACTGGAATCCCTGCTCCCCCCGGCCCGGCCCTGTCGATCGATTCCAGACGAAACTGGCTTTCGTCTAAGCATCCCACGCTCCACCCAAGGAAAGCAAACAACAACTGCACCCATAAAAACCGTTGAGAAACACGCTGCATCGAGTTGTCTGCAGAAAAAGCAAAAAggcccttcccctccctccctccctccctccctcctcacGATGGCCGAGGCGACACGGCACACATGCATAATCAACGCTCCTACAATACGAAAACTCCACGTTCGCGCGTGTTCACTGGCAGGATCGAGATGCGGTGACCTCCTCACCTCCTACACGGTCCTGCAGATGGTGTGGATGACGGAGctggaaaaagaaaaagaaaaaaagaaaagaattGCTTCCAATGCGAATTTGGCCCCCGATCGCCCGTTGTTGGACAGAGATGTTTTTCGATTTTCGATCCTGTCTCACATCACATCTCACACGGCGCTTGGCACAACTGCAGATGGtgtaagagagagaaggacagaaagaaagaaagaggggtGGTCTGTTTGCGAGAGAGCAGGAAAAAGAAACCATACttcgcgtcctcgtccgcgtcGGTTCGACATCATGCATCGACCGAAGGAATCGTGACGAAAAGTCTCAGCAATTCTGGCGTGCCCGCCCGTCGGCACGTTGCCAGAAACGGAGCGTTCGCCGGCCCTAacaagctcgccgagatTTCCTTTTCCGCCGCTGTCctggttgggggggggggggggggttcggtCGTCGCTTGCAGCCCTCTCTGCAACTTGGAGGCAAGGACTTGGAGGGGCGGCTGGAAGGCAATGTCCGACGGACACGGAGGCCCAATGGTGACGCCGTCTGGCCGATGATGCAACGGTTAGGGTCTTCCCCGAACATGGAGGGGTCTGCCGGAACGTCTACACCATGTTGCACAAGACTGTCGTCTTCATCAAGTGGCAGTGTTGGTCTTCCTCATGTCCAGCTCAGGGACGAGCCTCGGCGCTGGCTTAAGCTATTCCGGGGCCTTCCGGTATTGGTGGTGGAACTTTTTCCCATCATGTTCGTCGGAAAGTTTCAACAGAGGTCCTATCTGCACTTCCTCAGGCGAGTGTACTCCTCAACTGAAACATGGTCAACTAGCAATGAAGTCATTTAAGATGTAACGTCGCTGATCCAATTGGTCTGTCTTGGTTGACCCTGTTGATCCCACCAGTGGGTGGCTTTCTTGATCTCTAAGCGGAATGAGAAAATGGCCATCACTCCCTCGACGAGAGCCCGCTTGAAGCCCAATCCAGCTGGCTGATTCTCGCCACCACATACAACTCCCACGAGTGGAACTGGCAGATCTAATATTTCGTTCTCCGGCACGGCTTCCCGGTGATCACACCCAACACCCTGGCTAGGCCCGCTCACCTGCTCCAGCGATCCGGCTTCGATCCGGCTGAACCCACAACGGGTCTTCGGCTCGGCCCTGTATCCGCACCCGGCGCGGCATTACACGTGGGCTGGCCGTCGAGCAAGGCAAGCCGACACGAGCGTGATACTGGTTTAGTGTCGCTTGGCGAACCAGACGACATCGGCTGGCGCGACTTTTTGGGTGTTCTAGTTGAAAAGCGACGAGGCGATCACTTAGTGGGCGACGGTTGGAAGTGATTGGGTAGCACCGAGAACGAAAGCCAAGGGAACAAGTTTTGATCTATGGCTCTCGTGATTTGTTTTTCCCCCTAAATGTAGGCAAGACGCCAAAGCAATCTTCATCCGGCTTCTAATCTTCATTCGATGCGATGCAAAATGCGCTCTCAAATCTATCAAAAGCTACCCGTAAGTCTTCGTGGTCTCGTATGTGTCCTCTTCATTCTCTGGCAGATGCATGCAGTTCAGTCAACCTCCAGTCCCCGATGCTGAACCATCGTTTCCCTCCCCAGATGATCATTGGCGTCCGCGTTTTGCCATGAGCTTTCTTGTCAGTTCCTCTGGCCTCAGTGACTGAACCGGAAGTCCAGCCGCTTGTTGCCCTCGTCTTTGGTCGTCTCCAAGTACGCAAGCCGCTGGGCCGCCGACATGCCGTTCCAGATCCTGTCGCGTCTCTTGTTGCGGTAGACGTAGTAGGCCTTGACCAGAGGATAGAGCACCAGGTTCATGCACACGACCCCGAGAAGAGAGCGGTTGCCGCGTTTGTACAGCGGCGCGTCGTCTGGGGCTGATGTGAGCATGCATCGCACGACACGAGAGTCAGGCCAGGAGGAGCTTACCAGATCGATAGACGTTGGACGAGATGATCCCGCTCGTCTGCACAAACATGTTGTAGCAGGCAGCAGAGACGGTCCGTGAGCGAACCGTGCTGGAGTTGCGGCTGTTCCATCCGACCTTGATGAATAAGTCAGCATTAGCAACATGGCGGACTCGGCGAGTCTGGGTTCCAGGGCCCTCAACGACCAGGTTTTCTCCGTTGATGATACGAGAATGAGATGGGCTGCAGCAACTTACTTGGATAGGATGAGCTGCGTCAAAAGTCAGTCCAGCTTCTCAGGAGAGAGGGATGATGGAAAACTTACGATTGGGGTACATGAGAAGAAGAGTGATGACGGCGTACAGAACCCATCTGTTAACTTCCGCGGTGTTCACAACATTGAGGTAGATCAAGATGGGCAGCGCCCAAATTTGACTCGACATGGCAACGAATGTGAGTTCGCCAATGATTTCGCCAAGATATGTAATCCCGAGCATGGTAATCACTGCACCGAACAATCAGCCACACAAACAGCAGCAGTGTCTCGGGACGCCCTCAACTCACTATGACCGACGGTGTACGGGATGGCCAGCAGGTTCGACTGGAAGGTGTCGAAGCCCAGGTTGCGCAGCGTCAGGGTCAGGTACTGAGACGACGGGGTCATGGGGATCTGGAAGGTCAGGCCGAGGAGGTAGATCGGCCACAGGTCGTAGTCCCTGAGGCTGTCCCAGAGGAGACGCGGTGTGATGGGCTCGCGGTTGTGCATGCTGCTTTTTCCTGGGTCCTCGCGGAGCACTCTTAGTTGTATTATTTTAACCTACCTCCTTTATATAGATAGGTTAGGGTGCTTACCTGTTGACCATGACCGTCTCTTCCCTGCGCTGCTCATCAGCGACAAGTTCGAAGAACACGTTCGCAATGCTGGTTTTGGACTCACCTTTCGGTGAACCAGCCGCGTTTGCCGCGGAACCAGCTGGCTGTCTGGCAGGGTCCCGCCGGCATGAGGAGGAACCCAAAGATGCCGATCACGAGCGTGAACAGCCCTTCGATGAGGAACAGGTATCTCCATCCTGCGTGCCCCTGGAAACCACGCAAGTGGAGGATGCCGTGCGCGAAGAGGG
Protein-coding sequences here:
- a CDS encoding Putative major facilitator superfamily, MFS transporter superfamily — encoded protein: MATVLAKDSVRKGEDGQPLLSLEGAPPLGAPVEEKRFWFQRDKSYDPFAIATQPSVFDDPDTTDKYHPRPDWENYHRFDPLARWTWAEEYALVRKIDLKIMVWACIMFMALELDRANISQANTDNMLGDLGMTTDDFNLGNTVFKLAFLCAELPSQLVSKWAGPDRWIPAQMVLWSIVASSQFWLGGRDSFLFCRALLGLLQGGFIPDVILYLSYFYKHHELSLRLGFFWTAMSTADILSALFAHGILHLRGFQGHAGWRYLFLIEGLFTLVIGIFGFLLMPAGPCQTASWFRGKRGWFTEREETVMVNRVLREDPGKSSMHNREPITPRLLWDSLRDYDLWPIYLLGLTFQIPMTPSSQYLTLTLRNLGFDTFQSNLLAIPYTVGHMITMLGITYLGEIIGELTFVAMSSQIWALPILIYLNVVNTAEVNRWVLYAVITLLLMYPNPHPIQVGWNSRNSSTVRSRTVSAACYNMFVQTSGIISSNVYRSDDAPLYKRGNRSLLGVVCMNLVLYPLVKAYYVYRNKRRDRIWNGMSAAQRLAYLETTKDEGNKRLDFRFSH